The DNA segment TCTATTTCAGAAACTGATCAGTGGGCGCCAATATCATCGTAGCTATTTGTGCGCCCTACCCGATCAACTCGTCCATCACCTCATACTTAACCACCACCCGATTCCGACACAATCTCACCCTCTCCACCAATTCCCCCACCTGCCCCTTCTCCCGCACTTCCCGCCAGATCTCATTCTCCCGATACACCCGCTCTCCCTCCCGTACAAACCGGTGCCCTTCCTGAAACACGTGATACCGATACTCCCGCACTCGATCGCACAACAACTCCCCCTCCAGCTGCGTGTCCCCCACGTTCAACTTGAACTGAAAACTCCGATCCGTCGGGTTGTGCAATACCAGGTCAACGTAGTTGTAGAAAATCGCCGCGCCGGAACCGAATGGCAGTACTCGCCCCTCGTCCGGGAATGGGTCGAAGCTGTGGTTGGAGCGTTCAACGACTATCAGCGGTGAGTGGATCGCCATCCAGTGGATCAGGTTACTCAGTTGGCAGATTCCGCCGCCGATACCGCGTCGCGCTTCGCCGAAGGAGAGTTCCATGCCTTCGACGTAGCCGCGTTTGCGGGTTGGGCGGCCGACGAGGCGGCAGAAGGAGAAGTGTTCGCCGGGGGCGATGATGAGGCCGTCGATGGCGGCGACGGCGAGTTTCAGGTTGATGACTTTGTTGTGTTGCAGGGCGAGGTCGGAGTCGCCGAGTTTGCGGATGAGTCTCGAGGTGTGTTTGAGGTAGCGGAATGGCAGGCGATCAGCGCCGGCAACCAGGCGTGCGTAGCGTTTGCTGGAGCAGTGCCAGGCGATCTGGCGGAACAGTCTTTTTTGCCACACGCGCAGCCAATACAGGGCCGGGTGGTAGAGGGAAAGTGGTTTCATCCGTGAGGCGACGGCAGGTGCCGCTTCTTCCTTGAAGCATCTGAGGGGCGCGCAGTTTAGCCTGTGGGACGGCTTGCGTCGTGCGCGAGATGTCATGCCTCGAAACACCTCGCCTCACCTCCTGAACGGCAAATTAAGCTTCAACTAAGCTTGCGTCGCTAGCATCCCGGCCCGAGAGACACCTGTCGCCGATCAACCGCGGATGAGCTTCCCGAAATGAGCCAGTTTGATTTACCAGCCGTTACGCAGCCGAATTTCAGTCTTGTATTGGTAAATTACAAAACCCCGGACATCACCCGGATGTGCCTGGAGTTGTTGCGTCAGCATGTTCAGGCGCAGCGCATTCCGGTTTGGGTGGTGGACAATGATTCGGCGGATGCCAGTCTGGATTATTTGCGTTCGCTGGACTGGATCAACCTGATCGAACGTCCCTCCCCCGGCAAAGAAGCGGGACATATTGCGCATGGCAAGGCGCTGGATCTGGCGCTGGAAAAAGTTGAAACCGACTATCTGTTTCTGCTGCACACCGACACCTTTGTCTACGACAAGGAAGTCTTTGCAATGATGCTGCGTGAGTGCATAAAGTCTGCGGACGTCGCCGCAGTCGGGTGTGTCGAACAAATCAATCGTGGGATTGTGAGAGACACCTGGCGGTTAACTTCGCGATTTTGCAAACACTATATTCGCCGGGCGAAAACTGCGTTGGGTTTGCGCAGTAAAGAGCCGAAACCTTATCGGGAAACTCACCTGAAGAGTTTCTGCACTTTGTGGAACGCCAAGTTGATGAAGTCTCGCGGACTGCACTTTTGCATGGATGACCGGGTGCCCGGTTATACCCTGCAGGATCGAATGACAGCGTTGGGCTACGGCATCAAGCTGTTGGCGCCGCGCAAGATTTTCCGCTATCTGGATCACATCCAGGCAGGAACCGTCTCAGCTGCTGGAACCTACGGCAAAAACCACCG comes from the Pseudomonas sp. RSB 5.4 genome and includes:
- a CDS encoding VanW family protein, which translates into the protein MKPLSLYHPALYWLRVWQKRLFRQIAWHCSSKRYARLVAGADRLPFRYLKHTSRLIRKLGDSDLALQHNKVINLKLAVAAIDGLIIAPGEHFSFCRLVGRPTRKRGYVEGMELSFGEARRGIGGGICQLSNLIHWMAIHSPLIVVERSNHSFDPFPDEGRVLPFGSGAAIFYNYVDLVLHNPTDRSFQFKLNVGDTQLEGELLCDRVREYRYHVFQEGHRFVREGERVYRENEIWREVREKGQVGELVERVRLCRNRVVVKYEVMDELIG
- a CDS encoding glycosyltransferase, translating into MSQFDLPAVTQPNFSLVLVNYKTPDITRMCLELLRQHVQAQRIPVWVVDNDSADASLDYLRSLDWINLIERPSPGKEAGHIAHGKALDLALEKVETDYLFLLHTDTFVYDKEVFAMMLRECIKSADVAAVGCVEQINRGIVRDTWRLTSRFCKHYIRRAKTALGLRSKEPKPYRETHLKSFCTLWNAKLMKSRGLHFCMDDRVPGYTLQDRMTALGYGIKLLAPRKIFRYLDHIQAGTVSAAGTYGKNHRRTKMYEATLKRFEGQASA